Proteins from one Halobacteriovoraceae bacterium genomic window:
- a CDS encoding ferrous iron transport protein A, giving the protein MSLDQSPKGPTRKICSSSFDSLCETKIRLLQLGFLPDEDVTVVHRGSFSNNILVEVRGSKFALTADEAHLIKLKN; this is encoded by the coding sequence ATGAGTTTAGACCAATCTCCCAAAGGCCCCACTAGAAAGATCTGTTCAAGCTCTTTCGATAGTCTATGTGAAACCAAAATAAGACTTCTGCAATTAGGTTTTCTACCAGATGAGGATGTTACTGTCGTTCACCGTGGGAGTTTTTCAAACAATATTTTAGTCGAAGTAAGAGGTAGTAAGTTTGCTCTTACTGCAGATGAGGCACATTTAATTAAACTCAAAAATTAA
- a CDS encoding MBL fold metallo-hydrolase, giving the protein MKVQEFYDASTYTLTYIVYDEATKDAIVIDPVLNYEPNSGSYSFESMQKILDFMKGNELNVHFIIETHAHADHLTSSYFVKSKWPNAKVAIGKNITKVQSVFKDVFNLKEFIPDGSQFDVLLADNEETKAGNLSFKTIFTPGHTPACTSILVGDALFTGDTIFMPDYGTGRCDFPAGSAEDLYESITQKIYTLPEDTRIFVGHDYCPNGRELAFQTTVGESKKSNIRLTSNTTKEEFVKFRSERDATLSAPRLLLQSIQINIQAGKLPEAEDNGMRYLKLPLKTE; this is encoded by the coding sequence ATGAAAGTTCAGGAGTTTTATGACGCTAGTACATACACATTAACCTATATAGTCTACGATGAAGCTACAAAAGATGCGATCGTTATTGATCCAGTATTAAACTATGAACCAAACAGTGGAAGTTATTCTTTTGAATCCATGCAAAAAATACTGGATTTTATGAAAGGAAACGAACTAAATGTACACTTTATAATTGAAACTCATGCTCACGCTGATCATTTAACAAGTTCATATTTCGTGAAGTCTAAATGGCCAAATGCCAAAGTTGCAATAGGAAAAAATATTACGAAAGTTCAATCAGTCTTTAAAGATGTATTTAATCTTAAAGAATTTATTCCTGATGGTTCTCAATTTGATGTTTTATTAGCAGATAACGAAGAAACAAAGGCCGGAAATCTTAGTTTTAAAACCATATTTACTCCTGGACATACACCGGCGTGTACTTCTATTTTAGTTGGAGATGCACTCTTTACTGGAGATACTATTTTTATGCCAGATTATGGTACTGGAAGATGTGATTTTCCGGCCGGAAGTGCAGAAGATCTATATGAATCTATCACTCAAAAAATCTATACTCTGCCAGAAGATACTCGAATATTTGTGGGGCATGATTATTGTCCCAATGGGCGAGAGCTGGCCTTCCAAACAACTGTAGGGGAATCCAAAAAAAGTAATATTAGGCTTACATCGAACACCACAAAAGAAGAATTCGTTAAATTTAGATCTGAAAGAGATGCAACGTTGAGTGCACCTCGTTTACTTTTACAAAGTATTCAAATAAATATACAGGCCGGGAAACTACCTGAGGCCGAAGATAATGGGATGAGATATTTAAAATTGCCTTTAAAAACCGAATGA
- a CDS encoding NAD(P)H-dependent oxidoreductase, translated as MSKLLIISATKGSNLELSKKICKTAEKIFHSTEVISLEDFKIPLYTPLEENNGINEDVLHLYEKLRECSSIVLCAPEYNGNIPPIVNNAICWISRASENWREAFNGKTAVIATSSGGTGFKFQLSMRMQLEHLGCVVLPRTVAVGGGKEYNAKSCEGIMKQLNLFSGRKNE; from the coding sequence TTGAGCAAACTCTTAATTATTTCCGCAACAAAGGGTTCAAATTTAGAACTTTCTAAAAAAATTTGTAAAACAGCTGAAAAAATTTTTCATTCGACAGAAGTCATTAGTTTAGAAGATTTCAAAATTCCACTCTATACTCCATTGGAAGAGAATAATGGAATCAATGAAGATGTTCTTCACTTGTATGAAAAATTACGAGAATGTAGTTCGATTGTTTTATGTGCTCCAGAATATAACGGAAATATTCCTCCAATTGTAAATAATGCTATCTGTTGGATCAGTCGTGCATCTGAAAATTGGCGAGAAGCATTCAATGGGAAGACAGCTGTGATTGCGACTTCAAGTGGGGGGACAGGATTTAAGTTTCAGTTATCAATGAGAATGCAATTAGAACATCTTGGATGTGTTGTGCTACCAAGAACAGTTGCTGTTGGTGGGGGAAAGGAGTATAATGCGAAGTCTTGTGAAGGCATAATGAAGCAACTTAATTTGTTTTCAGGAAGAAAAAATGAATAA
- a CDS encoding deoxynucleoside kinase, producing MKMIIIEGNIGAGKSTLTRQLSEALKIKPFYEPVETNPYLEMYYNDPKNYALPMQFYLMSNRYEFHLEGITHIWKTGQSCIYDRSIYGDYIFAKKNWLDGNMSDLDFDNYNKMRNVMLRNLMIPHITIYLKNDPTRTYENIKMRSRNCESDIPLSYLTGLDQLYHELMIDLKDKGSRVIELDWNEFRPVDFVVEQLKEELPNTHLYQRSPLISESSSSILQ from the coding sequence ATGAAAATGATCATCATAGAGGGAAATATTGGAGCAGGAAAATCGACATTAACACGACAGCTTTCTGAAGCTTTAAAAATAAAACCATTTTATGAACCTGTAGAAACAAATCCATATCTTGAGATGTACTACAATGATCCAAAAAATTACGCTTTACCTATGCAGTTTTATCTTATGTCAAATCGATATGAATTTCACCTTGAGGGGATTACACATATCTGGAAAACAGGGCAATCTTGTATCTATGATCGATCAATTTATGGTGATTATATTTTTGCTAAAAAAAACTGGCTTGATGGGAATATGAGTGATTTAGATTTTGATAACTATAATAAAATGAGAAATGTGATGCTCAGAAATTTAATGATTCCACATATTACAATCTATTTAAAAAATGATCCCACAAGGACCTATGAAAATATTAAAATGCGTAGTCGTAATTGTGAATCGGATATCCCCTTAAGTTATCTAACAGGACTAGATCAGTTGTACCATGAGTTAATGATTGACTTAAAAGATAAAGGTAGCAGGGTTATTGAGCTAGATTGGAATGAATTTAGGCCAGTTGATTTTGTCGTCGAACAACTCAAAGAGGAACTTCCAAACACCCATCTATACCAAAGATCTCCTCTAATATCTGAAAGTTCCAGCTCAATTTTGCAATAA
- a CDS encoding threonine ammonia-lyase: protein MRLEDFQKTAKDLSEYIISTPTVYSSVFSELAKSKIYLKLENLQLTGSFKIRGALTKLNHLSQSDLDKGILAASAGNHAQGVALASRIKGAKCTIVMPETTPLSKIRGTQRLGAEVILCGNTYDDAFNKAMELQTQKNYTYVHAYDDESIILGQGTVGLEIIEQCKGVDTIIVPVGGGGLISGIAKSAKMLNPNLRIIGVETESAISLKKSIQRGQRMPTELKKTMADGIAVKQIGEANYTILKELLDEVVTVTELETANAIMRLLETEKILVEGAGAVGIAAVINDYISMKENEKVVCVISGGNIDLNFLSRIINKGMESDGRLFQFKVKVPDDPGILASIAKLIGQKGANILEINHQRVFSNTRLNETILSFNLETKGFDQVDEILNEIKAQGLELMTN, encoded by the coding sequence ATGCGATTAGAAGATTTTCAAAAAACCGCAAAAGATCTCTCTGAGTATATAATTTCAACGCCTACAGTTTATTCATCTGTTTTCTCAGAGCTGGCCAAGTCTAAAATATATCTCAAATTAGAAAATTTGCAATTGACTGGATCATTTAAGATTAGAGGGGCCTTAACCAAACTCAATCACCTCTCTCAGAGCGATTTAGATAAAGGGATCCTGGCCGCTTCTGCAGGAAACCACGCTCAGGGGGTTGCCCTGGCCTCACGAATCAAGGGGGCCAAATGTACTATTGTCATGCCGGAAACAACTCCCCTTTCAAAGATTCGGGGGACTCAACGTTTAGGAGCAGAAGTAATTCTTTGTGGTAATACTTATGATGATGCCTTTAATAAAGCAATGGAGTTACAAACACAAAAAAATTATACGTATGTGCATGCTTATGATGATGAATCCATTATCCTTGGCCAAGGAACTGTTGGTCTTGAAATTATTGAACAGTGCAAAGGTGTTGACACGATTATTGTTCCAGTTGGGGGAGGAGGATTGATTTCTGGAATTGCTAAAAGTGCAAAAATGCTCAACCCTAATTTAAGAATTATTGGGGTAGAAACTGAAAGCGCAATCTCTTTGAAAAAAAGTATTCAAAGAGGACAAAGAATGCCTACTGAATTAAAAAAAACCATGGCCGATGGGATTGCTGTTAAGCAAATAGGTGAAGCAAATTATACAATCTTAAAAGAACTATTGGATGAAGTTGTTACTGTCACTGAACTAGAAACAGCAAATGCGATTATGCGCTTACTTGAAACTGAAAAAATACTGGTTGAAGGAGCAGGGGCGGTAGGTATTGCAGCAGTTATAAATGATTACATTTCAATGAAAGAAAACGAGAAAGTTGTTTGCGTGATTTCAGGGGGAAATATAGATCTAAACTTTCTGTCTAGAATAATTAATAAGGGGATGGAAAGTGATGGTCGATTGTTTCAGTTCAAAGTTAAAGTGCCTGATGATCCTGGTATATTAGCTTCAATTGCCAAGTTGATTGGACAAAAGGGTGCCAATATTCTTGAAATCAATCATCAACGGGTGTTCTCAAATACAAGACTAAATGAAACGATTTTGAGTTTCAACTTGGAAACCAAAGGTTTTGACCAGGTCGATGAAATTTTAAATGAAATTAAGGCCCAAGGATTGGAGCTCATGACAAATTAG
- the elbB gene encoding isoprenoid biosynthesis glyoxalase ElbB, with protein sequence MKKKIGVVLAGSGHLDGSEIREAVLTLLALDKHGKEHFDIEIYAPDQDQHHVLNHITGEEVKETRNVLVEAARIARGKISPLSEAKATELEAIILPGGFGVAKNLSNFAFEGNQGEVISDLKNLLEMMRNSAKPIGAICISPAVLSLLFGKEGAKLTIGSDEATAKVIESLGAEHIKTQVHEIIVDEKLKIVSTPAYMYDEAAISDIALGIDKCVQRVLAWIDHD encoded by the coding sequence ATGAAAAAGAAAATAGGTGTTGTACTGGCCGGATCAGGTCATCTTGATGGCTCAGAAATTCGAGAGGCAGTTTTAACTTTATTGGCCCTCGATAAACATGGAAAAGAACACTTCGACATAGAAATATACGCACCAGACCAAGATCAACATCATGTTTTGAACCATATTACCGGTGAAGAGGTAAAGGAAACCAGAAATGTATTGGTTGAAGCGGCCCGAATTGCTCGTGGTAAAATTTCTCCACTATCTGAGGCCAAGGCGACTGAACTTGAGGCCATCATTTTACCAGGTGGATTTGGGGTTGCTAAAAATCTATCGAATTTTGCGTTTGAAGGAAACCAAGGAGAAGTGATATCTGATCTCAAAAATCTTTTAGAAATGATGAGAAATTCTGCCAAACCAATTGGGGCAATATGCATATCACCTGCAGTACTTTCGTTACTATTTGGTAAAGAAGGAGCAAAACTTACAATTGGAAGCGACGAAGCGACAGCAAAAGTCATAGAGTCCTTGGGTGCAGAACACATAAAAACCCAAGTTCATGAAATAATTGTGGATGAAAAATTAAAAATAGTCTCAACTCCAGCATATATGTACGATGAGGCAGCAATCAGTGATATTGCTCTTGGAATAGATAAGTGTGTTCAAAGAGTTTTGGCCTGGATTGATCACGACTGA
- a CDS encoding DUF309 domain-containing protein: protein MKKYSLQQLPPYRFIPGINPHPYKEKQGYNYGKSEPTFVGTTKQFYNEEFYKFALDLFNNGHYWEAHIYFESLWNSFGRKGQQADYFKGLIQLCAAAVNLSQLKYEIFITQFKRAKELLTHLPLKFHVFEWPEENFELAILQNRSVIYSFLKIYGP from the coding sequence TTGAAAAAATATTCTCTTCAGCAACTTCCGCCTTATCGTTTTATTCCGGGTATAAATCCACATCCTTACAAAGAAAAGCAAGGATACAATTATGGAAAATCAGAACCAACGTTTGTTGGTACAACGAAACAATTTTATAATGAAGAATTTTATAAATTTGCTCTAGATCTTTTTAATAATGGCCATTATTGGGAAGCACATATTTACTTCGAGTCTCTTTGGAACTCTTTCGGCAGGAAGGGCCAGCAGGCAGATTACTTTAAAGGACTCATTCAACTTTGTGCTGCTGCAGTCAATTTAAGTCAATTGAAATATGAAATATTTATAACTCAATTTAAAAGAGCAAAAGAACTACTGACCCATTTGCCATTAAAATTCCATGTATTTGAGTGGCCAGAGGAAAATTTTGAACTAGCAATTTTACAAAACAGATCTGTGATTTATAGTTTTCTGAAAATATATGGCCCGTAA
- a CDS encoding ferrous iron transporter B gives MLEKATVKGSNETLLVALAGGPNCGKTALFNALTGQKQRVGNFPGITVEKKIGQVETNGESFSLIDLPGTYSLAARSLDEQVTADILVGRDKNVRQPDLIIAVADATNLEKSLYFVLELIKIGRPVILALNLYDLAQKRGLELDLDILKKELGITVVPTVAVDKIGTKKLVDEVLKHAEITDPKSPINTKIISDVSNMSFIAENYRYLNSLLAKATIKKIVPDTLTQKVDRFVLNPICGPIIMLSTLALIFQAVFEWAGPLQDFVESQFELLSEYVSNIIPVGLLTSFIIDGIIAGVGGFVVFVPQIAILFAFILTLEEIGYMGRIAYLLDGTMRKLGLPGKAVVPLLSSHACAVPGIMAARTLTNEKDRLATMLVAPLTQCSARLPVYTMLIAAIVPDNNVLGPFKLPGLIMFGLYFTGMMFSFLVAFILKSKVIKGVPSQLLMELPDYRLPRLANISKGIWQKCSIFIRKAGTVILVLSIVIWGLVTFPNYNEKDATKMVETSYAASIGRFFEPITRPLGFDWKLNTALIPAFGAREVVVSAMATTFSVAESEDSEAFEMSLAQKMAQNYSLATLVALIVWFIFAPQCVSTIAILKRETGGWKWTSLMLSYTTVMAYVFSFIAYQVISALA, from the coding sequence ATGTTAGAAAAAGCTACTGTAAAGGGATCAAACGAAACACTTCTAGTTGCATTGGCCGGTGGACCTAATTGTGGAAAAACGGCCCTCTTTAATGCTCTTACTGGGCAAAAGCAAAGAGTCGGAAATTTTCCAGGTATTACTGTTGAAAAAAAAATAGGGCAAGTTGAAACCAACGGGGAGAGCTTCTCTCTCATCGATTTACCTGGCACTTATAGCCTGGCAGCCAGAAGTTTAGATGAACAGGTCACGGCCGATATATTGGTTGGGCGTGACAAGAATGTCCGGCAACCAGATTTAATCATTGCTGTAGCTGATGCAACAAATTTAGAAAAAAGTTTATACTTTGTTTTAGAACTTATTAAAATTGGAAGACCTGTCATTCTCGCTTTAAATCTTTATGATCTTGCACAAAAAAGAGGTCTTGAACTAGATTTAGATATCCTTAAAAAAGAACTTGGCATTACGGTTGTTCCAACAGTGGCCGTCGATAAAATAGGGACCAAAAAATTGGTTGATGAAGTACTTAAACATGCTGAAATTACCGACCCCAAATCTCCCATCAATACCAAGATTATATCTGATGTAAGTAATATGAGTTTTATTGCCGAAAATTATCGCTATCTCAACTCATTACTCGCCAAGGCCACCATAAAAAAAATAGTGCCTGATACTTTGACACAAAAAGTGGACCGTTTTGTATTAAACCCGATTTGTGGGCCAATAATCATGTTGAGTACATTGGCCCTCATTTTTCAGGCCGTCTTTGAATGGGCCGGCCCATTACAAGATTTTGTTGAGTCGCAGTTTGAACTTCTTTCAGAATATGTATCCAATATAATTCCAGTTGGACTGTTAACAAGTTTTATCATTGATGGGATAATTGCTGGGGTTGGGGGATTTGTTGTTTTTGTTCCTCAAATCGCCATTTTATTTGCATTTATCCTAACCCTTGAAGAAATTGGTTATATGGGAAGGATTGCCTATCTTTTAGATGGGACCATGAGGAAATTAGGTCTACCCGGAAAGGCCGTTGTTCCCCTTTTGTCTTCCCACGCTTGTGCCGTCCCTGGAATTATGGCGGCCAGAACATTAACTAATGAAAAGGACCGCCTGGCCACAATGTTAGTAGCACCTCTCACACAATGTTCGGCAAGATTACCGGTTTATACGATGCTCATTGCTGCAATTGTTCCTGATAACAATGTACTTGGCCCATTCAAGTTGCCTGGACTTATTATGTTCGGTCTTTATTTTACAGGAATGATGTTTTCATTTTTAGTGGCCTTCATCTTAAAGAGCAAAGTCATTAAGGGTGTGCCCTCACAGCTTTTGATGGAACTGCCTGATTACAGACTTCCAAGACTTGCCAATATTTCAAAAGGAATCTGGCAAAAATGTTCTATATTTATTAGAAAGGCCGGTACTGTCATTCTTGTTTTATCAATTGTTATTTGGGGTCTTGTCACTTTTCCAAACTATAATGAAAAAGATGCAACTAAAATGGTCGAAACAAGTTATGCAGCTTCCATTGGGAGGTTTTTTGAACCAATAACGCGTCCACTAGGTTTTGATTGGAAATTAAATACTGCTTTGATTCCTGCTTTTGGAGCAAGGGAGGTTGTCGTTTCGGCCATGGCAACAACTTTTTCTGTTGCTGAGTCTGAAGATAGTGAGGCCTTTGAAATGAGTCTTGCACAGAAAATGGCACAAAATTATTCTCTGGCAACACTAGTTGCCCTTATTGTTTGGTTTATATTCGCTCCACAATGTGTATCAACGATTGCAATATTAAAACGAGAAACGGGTGGATGGAAGTGGACTTCACTGATGTTATCCTACACAACTGTTATGGCCTATGTTTTTTCATTTATTGCTTATCAAGTCATAAGTGCTCTGGCCTGA
- a CDS encoding sulfite exporter TauE/SafE family protein: protein MEMIAYLFASFIGLSLGLLGGGGSILTVPILVYILNMPPKTSIALSLAIVGLTSLIGTITHLRAGNVNFKVAFIFAPIAMLGTFLGAKLAVLLTGEIQLIAFAIIMMLASYFMLKEKKDSEESIRDSSFPIIFILLEGFLVGVVTGIVGVGGGFLIVPTLVLLARIPMKQAIGTSLFIIALNSFSGFVGYLGTVEIPWKFLGKFTIFTSIGIVIGTKLTCFVPQKQLKKLFGLFLIIMAILILYKNRTVFF, encoded by the coding sequence ATGGAAATGATTGCCTACCTATTTGCTTCTTTTATCGGTTTATCACTAGGATTACTTGGTGGCGGTGGATCTATTCTCACTGTTCCCATACTTGTTTATATTCTTAATATGCCCCCTAAAACGTCTATCGCTTTAAGTTTGGCAATTGTCGGTTTGACGAGTTTAATAGGGACAATTACCCATTTAAGGGCCGGAAATGTAAATTTTAAAGTTGCCTTCATTTTTGCTCCAATTGCAATGCTTGGAACATTCTTAGGGGCCAAACTTGCAGTTCTGTTAACTGGTGAAATTCAACTCATTGCATTTGCCATCATTATGATGCTTGCTTCTTATTTTATGCTTAAAGAAAAAAAAGATTCTGAAGAAAGTATTAGAGATTCATCTTTTCCGATTATTTTCATCTTACTAGAAGGGTTTCTAGTGGGAGTTGTAACAGGCATAGTCGGTGTTGGAGGAGGTTTTCTGATTGTACCAACGCTGGTATTACTTGCTAGAATTCCAATGAAACAGGCCATCGGAACCTCCCTTTTTATCATTGCACTAAATTCTTTTTCAGGTTTTGTAGGTTATTTAGGGACTGTTGAAATTCCTTGGAAATTCTTAGGTAAATTTACTATCTTTACGTCAATTGGAATTGTTATTGGGACAAAGCTCACATGCTTTGTCCCACAGAAACAATTGAAAAAATTATTTGGCCTTTTTCTGATCATCATGGCCATACTTATTCTCTATAAGAATAGAACAGTCTTTTTTTAG
- a CDS encoding Crp/Fnr family transcriptional regulator, which translates to MNKNFGPFIKECGIVKTYKKGQIIYHEGSKPEGLYCITSGIVGLVNILPNGEESLLRVFGPNNFFGHRTMLANETYHSTTIALDETRLCFVSKERFYEIIHKQPDILLKMTEILAKELKAAELRLRDSTGKKAQTRIIESLVYLKTKHPNHRWTRKEIGEYSGTKTETVARVLSLLEKENLIKKIGRNILIESTEDLLNYASSFI; encoded by the coding sequence ATGAATAAAAACTTTGGCCCTTTCATCAAAGAGTGTGGAATAGTTAAGACTTATAAAAAAGGTCAAATAATCTATCACGAAGGATCAAAACCTGAAGGACTATACTGTATCACAAGTGGAATTGTTGGGCTTGTAAACATTTTGCCAAACGGAGAAGAGTCACTACTTAGAGTTTTTGGCCCAAATAATTTTTTTGGCCATCGTACAATGCTGGCCAATGAAACATATCACAGTACAACTATTGCTTTGGATGAAACCCGTCTTTGCTTTGTGTCGAAAGAAAGATTTTATGAAATTATACATAAACAACCTGATATTTTACTCAAAATGACAGAAATTTTGGCCAAAGAATTAAAGGCCGCAGAGTTAAGATTAAGAGATTCAACTGGCAAAAAAGCTCAAACCAGAATAATTGAATCCTTAGTATACTTAAAAACTAAACATCCAAACCACAGATGGACACGTAAAGAAATTGGTGAATATTCAGGAACAAAAACGGAAACAGTTGCAAGAGTACTATCATTGTTGGAGAAAGAAAATTTAATAAAAAAAATAGGTCGCAATATTTTGATTGAAAGCACTGAGGATTTATTAAATTATGCCTCAAGTTTTATATAG
- a CDS encoding glutathione S-transferase N-terminal domain-containing protein: protein MEKIQLYSLATPNGQKVSIALEEMKIPYKAYTIDINSGYQFEEKFIKINPNSKIPAIIDPIGDDGKPLAIMESGAILVYLAEKSGKFFPKDPALRCKTLQWLFFQVSGPGPMFGQFGHFFRFAKDKCEHPYPLERYKNEAKRLLGVIDIQLSKFSYIVCDRPTIADFALFPWILCLDKFYEAREILELDSFTNITKWVGDLAQRPAVQKGLNVCSL, encoded by the coding sequence ATGGAAAAAATTCAACTTTACTCACTGGCCACACCTAATGGACAGAAAGTTTCAATTGCACTAGAGGAAATGAAAATTCCATATAAGGCCTACACAATTGATATTAATAGTGGATATCAATTTGAAGAAAAATTTATAAAAATTAATCCAAATTCAAAAATTCCTGCGATTATTGATCCGATAGGGGATGACGGAAAACCACTGGCCATCATGGAGTCAGGGGCCATTTTAGTATATTTGGCCGAAAAAAGTGGAAAATTTTTTCCAAAGGATCCGGCCTTAAGATGTAAAACTCTACAATGGTTATTTTTTCAAGTATCAGGCCCAGGTCCCATGTTTGGACAATTTGGCCATTTCTTTAGATTTGCCAAGGATAAATGTGAACATCCTTATCCTCTTGAACGATATAAAAATGAGGCAAAAAGACTTTTAGGTGTAATAGACATCCAATTATCAAAATTTAGTTATATTGTTTGTGACAGGCCCACAATTGCTGATTTTGCTCTTTTTCCATGGATATTATGTTTGGATAAGTTTTATGAAGCGAGAGAAATCCTTGAATTAGATAGCTTTACAAACATCACTAAATGGGTGGGCGATTTGGCACAAAGACCTGCTGTTCAAAAAGGTCTAAACGTCTGTAGTCTCTAA
- a CDS encoding nucleoside triphosphate pyrophosphohydrolase family protein has protein sequence MNSKEYINNAVRTESRDFEAIGKRLSEESNIRLLHGAIGLATESGEFLDALKKHIYYGKELDRVNLAEELGDLFWYMAIIADELEVNFEPIMSTNIAKLKARYGEKFSEQAAENRDLKTERLILEQ, from the coding sequence ATGAATTCTAAGGAATATATAAACAACGCTGTGCGCACGGAGTCTCGTGATTTTGAAGCAATTGGTAAGAGACTTAGCGAAGAATCAAATATTCGCTTATTGCATGGAGCAATTGGACTCGCAACAGAGTCGGGTGAGTTTCTCGATGCTTTGAAGAAACATATTTATTATGGGAAAGAATTGGACCGAGTAAACTTAGCTGAAGAATTAGGTGATCTTTTTTGGTATATGGCCATTATTGCTGATGAGCTCGAGGTTAACTTTGAGCCAATTATGTCTACAAATATTGCTAAACTAAAGGCCAGATATGGGGAGAAATTTTCAGAGCAGGCTGCAGAAAACAGGGATCTTAAGACCGAAAGATTAATACTAGAGCAATAG
- a CDS encoding acetyl-CoA C-acetyltransferase codes for MDIRKVAIIGGARIPFCKSSTIYYDSSNKEMMTATLKALSRKYDLNKLQIDEVCVGAVLKSSKDFSLARESAIDAGLGWDVTGIDIQMACGTSLAAAASIFGKIATGQIECGIAGGVDSSSVVPIEFKQSFANRLVQISKATNLGERLKILSGFRPSELTPSIPSIKEPRTGLSMGEHCELMAKEWNISREEQDQFTLDSHHKSNKAYEEGFMDDLVFEFKGIKKDNLIRPGGTLDKLGKLKPAFDKLHGTLTAANSSALTDGASCVFLCSEEYAKKHNLEIQSYLKFVQTAAVNYKETDGLLMAPAYAVPKMLGKLGLTLQDFDFYEIHEAFAAQVLCTLKAWKDEKFCKEKLGLTSPLGEIDLAKLNTKGSSLSLGHPFAATGSRILATTSKLLHEKGSGRGLISICTAGGMGITAVVEK; via the coding sequence ATGGATATTAGAAAGGTCGCAATCATAGGTGGAGCTAGAATCCCTTTTTGTAAAAGTTCAACAATTTATTATGATTCAAGTAACAAAGAAATGATGACGGCCACTTTGAAAGCATTAAGTCGAAAATATGATCTGAATAAACTTCAAATTGATGAGGTATGTGTTGGCGCAGTATTAAAAAGTTCTAAAGATTTTTCTTTGGCCAGAGAGTCGGCCATAGATGCAGGCCTTGGCTGGGATGTCACAGGCATAGATATACAAATGGCCTGCGGAACTTCTCTTGCAGCAGCTGCGAGTATTTTTGGAAAAATTGCCACAGGCCAAATTGAATGTGGAATTGCCGGAGGTGTAGATTCTAGCTCAGTTGTTCCAATTGAATTTAAGCAAAGTTTTGCAAATCGATTAGTTCAAATTTCAAAGGCCACAAACTTGGGTGAACGTTTAAAAATTCTAAGTGGTTTCAGACCTAGTGAACTTACTCCTTCTATTCCTTCCATTAAAGAACCTCGAACAGGTCTATCAATGGGGGAGCATTGTGAGTTGATGGCCAAAGAATGGAATATTTCAAGAGAAGAACAAGATCAGTTCACCTTAGATTCACATCATAAATCGAATAAGGCCTACGAAGAGGGCTTTATGGACGATCTCGTATTTGAATTTAAAGGTATAAAAAAAGATAACTTAATACGTCCAGGTGGTACTCTCGATAAATTGGGTAAACTCAAACCTGCATTTGATAAATTGCATGGCACTTTAACTGCTGCAAATAGCTCGGCCTTAACTGATGGTGCTTCTTGTGTTTTTTTGTGTTCAGAAGAATATGCAAAAAAACATAATTTAGAAATACAATCATATTTAAAATTTGTTCAAACTGCTGCTGTCAATTACAAAGAAACTGATGGACTTTTAATGGCCCCTGCCTACGCAGTTCCTAAAATGCTTGGTAAGCTTGGACTTACTCTTCAAGATTTTGATTTTTATGAAATTCACGAGGCCTTCGCTGCTCAAGTACTTTGCACATTGAAAGCATGGAAAGATGAAAAATTCTGTAAAGAAAAATTAGGTCTAACTAGTCCTCTTGGAGAGATAGACCTGGCCAAACTAAATACTAAAGGGAGCTCACTTTCTCTTGGTCATCCCTTTGCAGCAACAGGCAGTAGAATTTTGGCCACAACATCAAAATTATTGCATGAAAAAGGTTCAGGTAGGGGACTCATTTCAATCTGTACTGCTGGCGGGATGGGAATAACTGCTGTCGTTGAAAAATAA